TTCAGGCTGTGGTGTTAAAGATGATTCAGCGTTTCCGTCTTTTAAAAAAATTGCCTGTCAGGGTAAAAATAATTGGAATCCCCAGAACAAAAATATGTGAAACCAATCCAAAGATTTATTTTCAAACGTTCCTCCTCCAGTCAATGACTACATGATAAACTAAAGTGcttttgaatcttttttttttgtacaagCATTGTACAAGCaatagtttttttgtgtgtaatgCAATGGCTGACATCTTCTGACACCAGATGAGTGGAActgatttgtctgtttgtccttGTAGTTACAATCCTTATGATGGGCCTAATGAGCATCCTGAAGCTGAGCTTCCTCTGGTGGCAGGGAAGTACCTCTACATCTACGGGACAATGGATGAGGACGGCTTTTATGAAGGTCTGGCAACCCTTTACTGCTATTGTTGTATTTCATGTCCCCAATGCCCACTGTCTCCCTTTGGTTTGGTTTTCCCAGGAGAGCTGCTGGACGGACAGCGGGGGCTTGTCCCATCAAACTTTGTGGATTTTGTTCAAGATGAGGACACATCCACTGTCCAACACAGGGACACAGTGACTAAAGAACCTGGCTACCTCAACCACAGTAGCCTGGGGTCTCAGAGACTGGGAGTGGGCATAGGATCGGGAACAGGCATAAGCAGCCTGCTGTCGGACAGTAAGCTGGACAGTTTTACCACCAGCAGCCTGGGCATGGACCTCCTCGGATCCTCCAGCAACGGGACGGGAACCCTGGATGTCAGCATTGACGAGATCGGTGAAGACGTCGTGCCTTATCCTCGCCGCATCAACCTGATTAAACAACTGGCCAAGAGCGTGATCATCGGCTGGGATCCTCCCGTGGTACCGCCGGGTTGGGGCTCCATCAGTGGCTACAACGTCTTGGTGGACAAGGAGGTGCGCATGCGTGTCCCCTACGGGGGCCGGACGAAGGCTCTCATCGAAAAGCTCAACCTGGCCACCAGCACCTACCGCATCGCGGTGCAGACCATGACGGAGCGGGGCCCGTCGGACGAGCTCCGGTGCACGCTGCTGGTGGGGAAGGACGTGGTGGTGGCGCCGTACTACCTGCGGGTGGACAGCATCACGCAGGTCTCCGCCGAGCTCTCCTGGATGCCCAGCAACAGCAACTACAGCCACGTGATCTTCCTCAACGGCGCCGAGTACGACATGGTCAAGGCAGGGGCCTACAAGTACAAGTTCTTCAACCTGAAACCCATGGCGGTTTACAAGGTGAAGGTGGTGGCGCAGCCGCATCAGGTGCCTTGGCAGCTCCCGATGgatcagagagagaagagggagattTCTGTGGAGTTCTGCACTCAGCCCGCAGGTCAGCCTCCAAAACCTTACTCACACGAACTGCTCGGTAAGCAACCGCTCCTACTCCGTAGTGCATGCTTGTTAGTGACAGGGGGACTCGCAGCAATGCTAGCGTGACTCAAGTGATGCCAGTGTCATTCTCCTGCTTGTCTGTTTCTGCAAACCGAAGCATAACCATGTAATTTGATCCACACATCGTCTTGCCCAGTGGGTGATCACTAATGATTCTGGGGATCCTCAGTGGATGGATTACCCTGACACATTATGCATGCAGACATTAAGTTAATTACACTGTCCCTGGAACATTTCATCTCTCGCATGTATAAATGAACTTGATGTCTTTCCAtgaactgtgactgtgtttctctgttgtgTAACTCAGTGAAGTCAAGAGTTTAGTATCCAGGTTGATTCATCTCCGTCTTCGGTGACTCTAGAGATGCCTACAGAACTGTGTCAAGACTTATGAGCTTTTCCATCAATTAACTTCATCACAGCCTTCCCCACTTCCCAGACAACTCAGAATGACTTAAAGTGCTGATCAGTCTCGCAGGAAAAGCCACATGATAATACACACTTCCTGATTTACTTAGTCATCTGAGTATTTAACTTCACTAACCTAAATCTGACAATTATCTCAAAAGTTTTACATTAAGAACAATCAGAAGACGAAGAAGTGTAAATAGGGAGTGTGGGTGCAGTCTTTCTGCTTCCATGAGCTTCACTGCGCTGGTGTTGCTGGCGCTGACCCGGGTCCCACAGCTGCcaacgctgcagctggagcgaTTCTCTCCAGATTCAGAGGGTGAAGCGTGGCTGAGGCATGTGCAAAGTGACCACACTGTGTCTGTTTAACCTTCAGCCGATGTGTTGTTGGTGCATATCCACTTATTGAGGTATGAGGCAGAAAACAAAGGCCGGGCAGTGAGAGGCCGATAAGCGAACACGCTGAGAGTTCATTAAATGATCTATCTATTGAACATGTTAATTAGAGCTGTCCGTAGCAGAGGGCTGTTGTCAATAGGGAGGACAGGACAGAGACACCACAGTACATCAGGCTGTCACACTGCATGTGTTCTTCAGACACGTCGCTTAATTAGTTCTTAGTGATTCaacatttttattcatattaGTCACACAGAGCAGCCTCCGAATTCATGCCTGGAAATCTCTGTCTGCATTAATGAGACTTGATCcggtgaaaaataaataaaacgctGGTTGTTTACACCTCACACAGCCAGAGAATGACAATAGGAAATGAAACGTCCAAgcatccgccgccgccgctccaaGACTGCGTCGTCGCCCGCCGACAGCGGGTGCAGAGACGCGATTAAGGCTGCGTCGTGCGGCTGCTCGGTCACGTACGCAGCCGCACGTTCCAGCTCAGAGGAGGCGCTCGATGCATCTGCTcagcacgcgtgtgtgtgtgtgtgtgtgtgtgtgtgtgtgtgtgtgtgtgtgtgtatacatgtttttccttcagcatagggaccataaaccatgtttttgctatcaagatgaggacattgtgacaacgtggggacacttggcaggtccccatCAGTCTGaaggcttttttgagggtcaagatgtgattttagggctgaggttagaattgagttttggttcagattagagcaaaggttagacgccTACCTTTATTTGTGGTGGTTATGGTAAGGGGCTAAGGACGGCATTATGTTAATGGTGGAGCCCCATATAGATGTGAAACacgactctgtgtgtgtgtgtgtgtgtgtgtgtgtgtgtgtgtgtgtgtgtgtgtgtgtgtgtgtgtgtgtgtgtgtgtttgtgtgtgtgtgtaggtgagtGCAGGGCAGCAGTGGTGGGTTGTGGGAAAACTTTGCTTTTTGATGCTACGTGGAGAGTGGCCACGTGATGTGGATTTGCAAACTGGACTTTTTCACTTAGTGAGACTCCTGCACCTGATGCGCGTATGGAACTCACACATGAGATGAGACTCCATGAGGAAATACTGTTAAATGAGAGCTGCCATCGTTTCATTGACCCTTGGCACAAAGCAGCTGGTTATTTCAATGAAAATACTGTAGATTCAATATTTTCAATTTCAGTGTACCACCATTTGCCATGAATGATAGCaaataaataactaataaaaTCTTTATCACTGTTAATGAAGAAGGCAAGAATGAATAATTCAGTTTAAAGCTGTCCTCATCGCTGTCTGTGCTCTTCTCCCCAGGGCCTCCTCTTCCCCCCCAGGAGGTGCAGGTCCAGTGTGGGCAGACACCCGGAGTCCTGCAGGTCAGGTGGAAGCCGCCGCCTCTGACCCCTTCAGGAACCTCCAACGGCGCCAGTGTGATCGGCTACGCCGTGTGCACAAAGGGACAAAAGGTACCAAATGTCAGGCTTCCTTCTTTCTGCATCTAAATCAAGGTAGCAGTTGCTGTACACGCTGAGCTGGTGCTTTCTGACTGGAGCTCTATTGCCACCTTCTGGAGCGTTTCTATAGTGCTGATAGTTAGCCCTCGGGGGGGAGTAATGCTTAGGACATGAAGTTTAAACATGGTGATTGTGCTGGAGTTTCGACATAATGAGAAAACTCCTGAATTTGTATTGTAGGGATGTACGGTAACAGTTTGGTTTTCACCTTCAGCCGGTAGATGGACCGGCCACAGATGAGCATGTGGTAACGTTACAGAGTCAGTGCTCCTGGATTGATTGAACTCTCTGATTGCTTTGTGAACACAGATAGCGGAGGTGTTGTACCCCACTGCAGACTATGTGACCGTGGACCTGAGCAGGATTCAGTGTCTGGAGGCCAGGGAGGTCATTGTAAGGACGTTATCCACACAAGGAGAGTCCCAGGACTCCCCCGTGGCCGTCATCCCCCACAACCTCCTGGGCTCCCCGCGCCTCCCCCGGAGGTCCACCGCGGCGCCCCACCCGCTGCCCCACCCCGGGCACTCGCAAACACACCCTCCCTACCCGTCCACGTACCCTCCCAATCACCCGCAGCCGCAGGTGCAGCCTCTGCCCCGGGCCCAGCCCCACACGCTGCCCCACGCGCAGCCGCACTCGCAGCCCCTGtgtcacccccctcctcccccccagccTCACTTCCAGCGTCACCCCATGCCCAAGTCCAAACCATTAGTAAGTGCCAGAGAGTCAGAAACCAAAGAGCACGAGGTGGGCCTGAGGCCGGCCCAGCCCTGGGAGCGCTCCCCCTCTCCGCTGCCCCCGATGCGTGGACCCAATCTGGAGCCGCCGTACTTCCAGCCGCGGCGATCGCCCTCTCCTCAGAGGATCCTGCCACAGCCTCAGGGAGTCCCCATCCCCAACACCATCGCCAAGGCCATGGCCAGGGAAGCTGCCCAGAGAGTGTTCGCCGAAGGCAACAGGGTGTGTGGACGTTTAATTATCAAACAATGTGTTGGTACAATTACAATCAGACTTTCAGGCTCAgcgttaaaaaagaaaaagaacagtcGCTTGCAACAGGATTTTCCTACGATAAACGCTTTAAAGAGTTGTTTatttaaagagcagcagcatttgCAGAGCTTTTAAACGCATCGAGTCGTTTGATTTTAGTTTCAGGACATTCATTATTTACATAGCAGTAACCTCTGGGGACCTCTTTAAGTCTACAAGTCTTGCATTCCCCTCATCAGGTTGATAAAAGGAATTTCTTTAGCGAGCGGGGTAGCGCCCTGCATCCACTCAACtccgatgaggaggaggacggctaCGGCTCTCCGCacgcgaggaggagaggagcgtcGGTAGATGAATTCCTCAGAGGCTCAGAGCTGGGCAGACAGTCGGTGAGCCTCCAATGCAGTCAATACTCTGTGATCGTCAGAAGCCACAGGTGGAATGAGACACACCCCTCTACGTTGGCGTGCAGGTCTTTCTGGTGATTCTGTCTTGTACTTGTGACGTGGGTTTTCCTttagcaccaccaccaccactacagCCACAGCGAGGAGTACCACACGGAGAGCAGCAGGGGCTCCGACCTGTCGGACAtaatggaggaggatgaggaggatctCTACTCTGAGATGCAACTGGAGGAGGGCCGCAGGCGCAGCATCAACTCCCACAACACTCTCAAGGTACCAAATGCACACCTTCCGTCTGCAGTGTCCAGAGAGATGACAcaggaagtggggggggggggggggggcagcagtgCTACCTCAACCAGGCTGTGGCTTCGCCTGGCCCATCTCCCTTCACTATGTCTTAGCAGAATCAGGCCCCTGCCCCCCCGGcactgcctcacacacaccaggctGAGGCCACAGCATGAGAGAGCGCACCGAGAGCATAATGTTTGTACGGTTGCATTGCATTGGGAAGCTTCTCAGTCGACACCGACGGAGAACGTTGCAAAAGTTAACCACCAAGTGTGAGAATGTGATGTGTTAATACCCTCTGCTGTACCACGGGTCATGGCATATCCAGTGCACACGGGAATCTCATTTAAGTGAGTACTTAAATGGAAGTCTACACGTTTGTTTCTGTATGTGTCGTCCTAATGTGGATGTTAACATGATCCGTCTCCATTCGGTCTGTCGCTGCGGAGCTGCTTGCGTAAATAAATTAAGGTGTTTTAGAGGCGGAGCTCCTGTGTGTAGCCTGATCCACGTTTGCTACTCTTTGTGGCCTTCATGAGGGGGTTCACTGGTGCAGTACTGCTTGTCAATGTCATCTGTTGCTAAATCACTGTGCACATTATCCATCTTGTATTCTTGTTAAATGTAATGAAATGTTTATTGAGTCAAGGCTTTCACTACATGTGTTCTTTTTCTCACTGTGCTACACGTAGATACAGTTTACATCCAGCTGCAGGGGTTTGCACATACACAGTACACTCTTCATGCAGCTCACCCCCCCTCACAGATTCCTGTTCAGAGCATGCCATGTCCACTGCATGTCTTACTACATTGCCACAAATAACTAATTCTGcctttattttgtcttttcccCCCATTTGTTCTATTCACACACTGTCGTGTTTCCCGCCCGTTCTATCACCTtcgaaaaaaaaactttcaacccccctcccctcgcaaaaaaaactaaactcaaCCATCTGAATTGAACTAACTGAACTGTGAAATTGTGGAACTTTGCCTCCTTGTCATGACCGAAGGCATATTACAAGCGTCAGGACTTAGCTGAGGAGAGGGACTGCTGGGACCTCCAGAGGGAGGTGGTCAAGCAGAAGTCGCTGCGCAGCAAGCGTCTCCACAGCATCCCGgaggtggcggaggaggagtcGGACAGCGTGGACAGCACGGGCCAGCGCCTGAGCTTCGAGGGGGGCGGGCGGCCGGGGACCCCCCAGCCCCAGAGGCGGCCGTACCCGCAGGACAACCACCTGGCGCCCGGCAAGACCCTGCGGCACCTGCAGCGCCAGCGCTCCTCCCCGCGCTTCACCGACAGCCGCTACTGCTACGGCGCCGAGGACCGCGGCCTCGCGCGGCCCAACCGCCAGAACACCAAGAGTCCCGACAGCGGCTTGGACTGCGGCAGCGAAGAGGAAGGCTCGCTGGGCTGGAGCCACCGGGGCTACTATGCCCACGGGGGCCCCATGCGGGGGCCCGTGCGCGTCATCCACTGCGAAGGCCCCGTAGAGAGGCGGGCGCTGGCCATGGGCCGCAAAAGGACTCTAACCCGGCAGTGTAGTGTGGAGGAGGAGTTCTGTGACGTCCCGGTGCCGGCGGCCAAGTCGGTGCACACAGGTGACTTTAGGAACAGGGAGCACTTTGGGCCCGGTCGAGAGACGGGGCCGCGAAACTACTCCAGGGAGGGGGCCCTGAGCGAGGGCAGGCTGAACGAGTTGGACAGGGTCTATTACAGCCCCCACAGGGAGGCTAGGGCCCAGTCTTTGTCCAGGCTCAACCGGGACCAGCCGCTGGTGTGTGATTCCGACTTTCTGCCGTACTTTTCATCTGCAAGCCGCAGCCATTCTGTTTTCTTACCgttgtctgtttttctttataaccccccccccccccccccccttttcatttgtacttctgtttttcattttctgacgAGTTATCACATGGTCATGGTTGGTCTGAGTTGGTCCTTTATTTTGTCTGAATTACTTTGCTTGTACTACTGTCAGGTGGTTCCAGTAAAAGCTTCAATTACCTAAAGGCCATTTAAGCCCGTTTTGATTTCTCATGTCTCTGAGGGGAAAGGATCCATTAAAGGAAAAGGTCTGTGTGCGGTGCATGGGGACGCGACGCTCCTCTGCCGGCTTCATAAGTTGCCCTCCATGCCTGactctgcagacgctgctgcatcGCTCCAGCTCCCGCTTTAAGCTTTCTTTCATCATCTTTAGCTTCTCATCGCTGCACATACGGCAGAAGGCGACGCCCAGACTTCTGCAGCCTGCTGTGATTAATTTACACGTCATCGTCGTCCGTTCCACTCTTTTcagcgaaaaaaaaaacacctctcTCTCATCATCACgtttcataaaataaatgtttgattgTTTTAACACGAAGCCCCAGGGAACTATAATGGCTTTGCTCATCTAACCATGTCCTGATCCATTCTTGAGCACACTCGGCTTCCACTTTTCATCCACTCGATTTATTAATCAtcttaacacccccccccattTCTCTTTGCTTCCCTTTCTCATCATGGAGCTGACAtgcacagaacaaaacaaatcaaacaaatggTCTTTAGCGAAACATCTGACCCTTCCTGACCCCAGTCCATGTTGTCGCATTGGGGGTTGATTTGATTTACTTTTGATGGTTTGTTGGTTTCTTTATCGTTTTATGGATTTATTTCTCTATTAATTTGCCTCCCTAAGGACAAATGGATCCATCATTTGCTCTTATGGTTTTTTTTCAGTTGTTTTGACAGGATTGTCGGATTCTGTTAAACCATTTACAATGTTATTCCTCCAACCGCAGCCGTCTGCTGCACTAACCTCGTGTCTGTTGTTTCTTTATACTCTAAAGATCATTGGGAACTCCCCGTCACACGGAAGCGCTGATCGTCTGGACCATTCGGGGAGGAGGCCGGTTCACATCGGCACCCCCCCCCAGCGAAGACCCATCCCATCCATTGGTTAGTGAGGTCACGACACGAGGAGACGCCTCATCCCCACCTGCTATTTATGCCACGTGTTTCCCTGAATCGTGTGAGCCGAGCTGTACATCTTTCACATAGAGCCAGCAGCCACGTAGCTCTCATTTCCTCTGGGGGTGTTTGCTCCATGTAGCCGTCCATTCTCATGAGTTGGATTTGCCAAATGTTCACATGCTGTTTAGCAGGACAGTTATCCCAGATACTCTTCCTGTGCCTCTGTTCTCTCtgaccccccctgcaacagtgCAAGCATTGCTGTTTTGCATCCAGTGACTCCAGAGTGAAACCTGTTGCCTtgtatgacccccccccccctccccaaaacGCCACCGCAGGGCAATCGCATCATCCTACTGTCTCAGCATGAGTGAATGGGTGCGGGGGATCTCTGATCATAACGCTGTGATTGGTGTCTTCTGTAGAGATCACCATGGACAGTAACAGTGAGGGCAGTGAGGGGAACCTCTCACCCGTCAAGGACGATGTTTACTATGGCAGTGTAGCTCGGCGCAGGATATGGCGATCAGTGTCCTCAGAGGATCAATATGGTATGTGGTGCAGCTTCTCTCCAAGATGATGATTGACCTTGACTAATCCAGTAAGGGCCACGCGTGGTCCAGCGACAGCGGTGGTCTTTGCTCTGTGCTGGACTCTCAGCTGCTTTGTTTAgcgtagcttagcttagctaAAGCTGATGGGGGAGGACACGTCTGGCCACCCGCTGGAGAATGAACCTCCCTCCCTTGTATGTACTCCTACACCTTCAATCCCAATAACCCCCGACTTACCCACTCGTCCCATTCACCCTCCATGTCCAGGCCATTCCTCCACCCCACTGCAAATTAGcctgcttctctgctcctcttttccttctcctctcgCCTTCTGGGCCCAAAAAACGGTACCCTCCCCAAATTCCTACTCATTTTGCATGACGTGGTAAGAGAGACGAGAAGGAAAGACCCATTTCTGGATGAGCTCAGTGCATTCTTGTCGTGTTGGGATAACTCAGCTGCCATTAACCCCGCTGCCATCAAAATCAAATGCTTCACACAGTCAGAGGACCTCCCCAACAACTCACATTTGGGTTGCCTTGTTGGTATTGGTTGTGGATCTCTGAGCTATTACTGCAAATCTGCCATTGAAATATTTAACGGTGGTCCATGAGACGCATGGGGAACTGATATCAGGTCCatccccaccccccctcctccatacCTGATATCTGCActaccaggagctgctgctggtgcattTGATGTGTTATCTCCCTCAGAAGCCCCTTTTCTTCTACATTGTGAGCCCAAAGCATGACGGTTCACCTGCATTTGATGTGTGAATGCGCTCCTGACCTGACGGGAAAGCATGCATGCTGCTCAGCCTCTGTGAGATAaggcagtgaaacagcaatGAACTACGGTGTGGTACTGTAGTTGTCCTTCAGTTTCCCTTGCGGCCCCCAAAACTGCTTGAGCGTTGTGTTGTCCTGTGTCTGTGACCGTCACGGCAGCAAGCGGACATGTGTGAACGGAGACCCCGCCACTGTACCGCCATCGCAAGGGCGTCCGTGACAGACATTCAACCTAAAAGCTGAGCGCGGGTCCCGGGTCTTCTTCCACACATGCCCCTCATCTCCCGCTCCCCTGTCAGCTCTAACAAAGAGACATCTTCTGCTCTCATCGCCTCTACAGCCAGCGTGGCTGTATACGGCTGGTAGTAGCAGCAGAGGCCTCCTCTATGTTTCAGACGGCTACGGCGGGCGCAGGCACGGCCGGGGTCGGAGGTCACCGGATTACTATGAGGAGTCGGAGCCGGAGGAGATGACCCGCGTGTTTGTGGCTCTGTTTGACTATGACCCCATGTCCATGTCTCCCAACCCggatgctgctgatgaggagcTGCCGTTCAAGGAAGGACAGATTATCAAGGTGACAAACCATGTTTCATAAGAACTACTCTCATTCAGGTTTTactgaatattgttttattatctgAAAGAGGGACATTTTGTGGCAGCTGAACGTTTTACAATAACCGCTGTTTGAAGTTTCATGCAAATAAACCTTATTTATGAATCTAACCTCCAGGTCTTTgggaacaaagacacagacggCTTCTACAGGGCCGAGATCCGAGACAGAGTGGGGCTGATCCCCTGTAACATGGTGTCTGAAATCCAGACGGAAGACGATGAAATGATGGAGCAGCTCCTCAAACAGGGCTTCCTGCCTCTTAACACTCCTGTGGAGAAGTTAGGTGAGACGTCGCTTCCTCGCACTATGGCGTCAACGTTTGAACCCACGCTCTTTACGTGGAGAGGGGAGCCCT
Above is a window of Betta splendens chromosome 9, fBetSpl5.4, whole genome shotgun sequence DNA encoding:
- the rimbp2b gene encoding RIMS-binding protein 2 isoform X4, with translation MGAMGCQKTCTVEKFLQRPPREAAWSQRHQKHGCARGARKLRNEVLPLNFPSVQYLDSFRILEDDGSGSRRLGPATLTRHWAKQKLLETEIGTKRKECEALEAEVKKKNQTCQTLENELQDFLQDNNHLNLQLFNGSHKALEYEKVKSEYAQLKDALGAVTRERDSAVWERNQLRGKLENLEQVLKHMREAAERRQQLELEHEQALAVLNAKQQEIDLLQKAQVEAKKEHEGAVHLLENHLDSMQAKVRELEEKCRSQSEQFNLLSKELEKFRLQAGKFDILSTEPITLCDSPGSPNKSLSQLLNGLAAPIGKGNEAPTSRSLISEFIRPLQISGDKSELLSVKPTFLTRGRASSPARAFLSEMDKELSSTTRSKLRFTGKIRLCIARYSYNPYDGPNEHPEAELPLVAGKYLYIYGTMDEDGFYEGELLDGQRGLVPSNFVDFVQDEDTSTVQHRDTVTKEPGYLNHSSLGSQRLGVGIGSGTGISSLLSDSKLDSFTTSSLGMDLLGSSSNGTGTLDVSIDEIGEDVVPYPRRINLIKQLAKSVIIGWDPPVVPPGWGSISGYNVLVDKEVRMRVPYGGRTKALIEKLNLATSTYRIAVQTMTERGPSDELRCTLLVGKDVVVAPYYLRVDSITQVSAELSWMPSNSNYSHVIFLNGAEYDMVKAGAYKYKFFNLKPMAVYKVKVVAQPHQVPWQLPMDQREKREISVEFCTQPAGPPLPPQEVQVQCGQTPGVLQVRWKPPPLTPSGTSNGASVIGYAVCTKGQKIAEVLYPTADYVTVDLSRIQCLEAREVIVRTLSTQGESQDSPVAVIPHNLLGSPRLPRRSTAAPHPLPHPGHSQTHPPYPSTYPPNHPQPQVQPLPRAQPHTLPHAQPHSQPLCHPPPPPQPHFQRHPMPKSKPLVSARESETKEHEVGLRPAQPWERSPSPLPPMRGPNLEPPYFQPRRSPSPQRILPQPQGVPIPNTIAKAMAREAAQRVFAEGNRVDKRNFFSERGSALHPLNSDEEEDGYGSPHARRRGASVDEFLRGSELGRQSHHHHHYSHSEEYHTESSRGSDLSDIMEEDEEDLYSEMQLEEGRRRSINSHNTLKAYYKRQDLAEERDCWDLQREVVKQKSLRSKRLHSIPEVAEEESDSVDSTGQRLSFEGGGRPGTPQPQRRPYPQDNHLAPGKTLRHLQRQRSSPRFTDSRYCYGAEDRGLARPNRQNTKSPDSGLDCGSEEEGSLGWSHRGYYAHGGPMRGPVRVIHCEGPVERRALAMGRKRTLTRQCSVEEEFCDVPVPAAKSVHTGDFRNREHFGPGRETGPRNYSREGALSEGRLNELDRVYYSPHREARAQSLSRLNRDQPLIIGNSPSHGSADRLDHSGRRPVHIGTPPQRRPIPSIEITMDSNSEGSEGNLSPVKDDVYYGSVARRRIWRSVSSEDQYDGYGGRRHGRGRRSPDYYEESEPEEMTRVFVALFDYDPMSMSPNPDAADEELPFKEGQIIKVFGNKDTDGFYRAEIRDRVGLIPCNMVSEIQTEDDEMMEQLLKQGFLPLNTPVEKLVNCDRFKDGRSINRRSRKSKRERNRRSGRQHPMSTCRMVALYDYDPRESSPNVDVEYEGSRLNEEAELTFCAGDVITVFGEIDEDGFYYGELNGHKGLVPSNFLEEVPDDVEVFLTDSPSRYPQDTPARIKTKRVPLGKSGLPRRAASPTVRPHTRSPGPAAAGPGSPIGAPLDMHASKGKTGLFSTGKHLLQRLGAVK
- the rimbp2b gene encoding RIMS-binding protein 2 isoform X21, producing the protein MGCQKTCTVEKFLQRPPREAAWSQRHQKHGCARGARKLRNEVLPLNFPSVQYLDSFRILEDDGSGSRRLGPATLTRHWAKQKLLETEIGTKRKECEALEAEVKKKNQTCQTLENELQDFLQDNNHLNLQLFNGSHKALEYEKVKSEYAQLKDALGAVTRERDSAVWERNQLRGKLENLEQVLKHMREAAERRQQLELEHEQALAVLNAKQQEIDLLQKAQVEAKKEHEGAVHLLENHLDSMQAKVRELEEKCRSQSEQFNLLSKELEKFRLQAGKFDILSTEPITLCDSPGSPNKSLSQLLNGLAAPIGKGNEAPTSRSLISEFIRPLQISGDKSELLSVKPTFLTRGRASSPARAFLSEMDKELSSTTRSKLRFTGKIRLCIARYSYNPYDGPNEHPEAELPLVAGKYLYIYGTMDEDGFYEGELLDGQRGLVPSNFVDFVQDEDTSTVQHRDTVTKEPGYLNHSSLGSQRLGVGIGSGTGISSLLSDSKLDSFTTSSLGMDLLGSSSNGTGTLDVSIDEIGEDVVPYPRRINLIKQLAKSVIIGWDPPVVPPGWGSISGYNVLVDKEVRMRVPYGGRTKALIEKLNLATSTYRIAVQTMTERGPSDELRCTLLVGKDVVVAPYYLRVDSITQVSAELSWMPSNSNYSHVIFLNGAEYDMVKAGAYKYKFFNLKPMAVYKVKVVAQPHQVPWQLPMDQREKREISVEFCTQPAGQPPKPYSHELLGPPLPPQEVQVQCGQTPGVLQVRWKPPPLTPSGTSNGASVIGYAVCTKGQKIAEVLYPTADYVTVDLSRIQCLEAREVIVRTLSTQGESQDSPVAVIPHNLLGSPRLPRRSTAAPHPLPHPGHSQTHPPYPSTYPPNHPQPQVQPLPRAQPHTLPHAQPHSQPLCHPPPPPQPHFQRHPMPKSKPLVSARESETKEHEVGLRPAQPWERSPSPLPPMRGPNLEPPYFQPRRSPSPQRILPQPQGVPIPNTIAKAMAREAAQRVFAEGNRVDKRNFFSERGSALHPLNSDEEEDGYGSPHARRRGASVDEFLRGSELGRQSHHHHHYSHSEEYHTESSRGSDLSDIMEEDEEDLYSEMQLEEGRRRSINSHNTLKIIGNSPSHGSADRLDHSGRRPVHIGTPPQRRPIPSIDGYGGRRHGRGRRSPDYYEESEPEEMTRVFVALFDYDPMSMSPNPDAADEELPFKEGQIIKVFGNKDTDGFYRAEIRDRVGLIPCNMVSEIQTEDDEMMEQLLKQGFLPLNTPVEKLERNRRSGRQHPMSTCRMVALYDYDPRESSPNVDVEAELTFCAGDVITVFGEIDEDGFYYGELNGHKGLVPSNFLEEVPDDVEVFLTDSPSRYPQDTPARIKTKRVPLGKSGLPRRAASPTVRPHTRSPGPAAAGPGSPIGAPLDMHASKGKTGLFSTGKHLLQRLGAVK
- the rimbp2b gene encoding RIMS-binding protein 2 isoform X16, whose translation is MGAMGCQKTCTVEKFLQRPPREAAWSQRHQKHGCARGARKLRNEVLPLNFPSVQYLDSFRILEDDGSGSRRLGPATLTRHWAKQKLLETEIGTKRKECEALEAEVKKKNQTCQTLENELQDFLQDNNHLNLQLFNGSHKALEYEKVKSEYAQLKDALGAVTRERDSAVWERNQLRGKLENLEQVLKHMREAAERRQQLELEHEQALAVLNAKQQEIDLLQKAQVEAKKEHEGAVHLLENHLDSMQAKVRELEEKCRSQSEQFNLLSKELEKFRLQAGKFDILSTEPITLCDSPGSPNKSLSQLLNGLAAPIGKGNEAPTSRSLISEFIRPLQISGDKSELLSVKPTFLTRGRASSPARAFLSEMDKELSSTTRSKLRFTGKIRLCIARYSYNPYDGPNEHPEAELPLVAGKYLYIYGTMDEDGFYEGELLDGQRGLVPSNFVDFVQDEDTSTVQHRDTVTKEPGYLNHSSLGSQRLGVGIGSGTGISSLLSDSKLDSFTTSSLGMDLLGSSSNGTGTLDVSIDEIGEDVVPYPRRINLIKQLAKSVIIGWDPPVVPPGWGSISGYNVLVDKEVRMRVPYGGRTKALIEKLNLATSTYRIAVQTMTERGPSDELRCTLLVGKDVVVAPYYLRVDSITQVSAELSWMPSNSNYSHVIFLNGAEYDMVKAGAYKYKFFNLKPMAVYKVKVVAQPHQVPWQLPMDQREKREISVEFCTQPAGQPPKPYSHELLGPPLPPQEVQVQCGQTPGVLQVRWKPPPLTPSGTSNGASVIGYAVCTKGQKIAEVLYPTADYVTVDLSRIQCLEAREVIVRTLSTQGESQDSPVAVIPHNLLGSPRLPRRSTAAPHPLPHPGHSQTHPPYPSTYPPNHPQPQVQPLPRAQPHTLPHAQPHSQPLCHPPPPPQPHFQRHPMPKSKPLVSARESETKEHEVGLRPAQPWERSPSPLPPMRGPNLEPPYFQPRRSPSPQRILPQPQGVPIPNTIAKAMAREAAQRVFAEGNRVDKRNFFSERGSALHPLNSDEEEDGYGSPHARRRGASVDEFLRGSELGRQSHHHHHYSHSEEYHTESSRGSDLSDIMEEDEEDLYSEMQLEEGRRRSINSHNTLKAYYKRQDLAEERDCWDLQREVVKQKSLRSKRLHSIPEVAEEESDSVDSTGQRLSFEGGGRPGTPQPQRRPYPQDNHLAPGKTLRHLQRQRSSPRFTDSRYCYGAEDRGLARPNRQNTKSPDSGLDCGSEEEGSLGWSHRGYYAHGGPMRGPVRVIHCEGPVERRALAMGRKRTLTRQCSVEEEFCDVPVPAAKSVHTGDFRNREHFGPGRETGPRNYSREGALSEGRLNELDRVYYSPHREARAQSLSRLNRDQPLIIGNSPSHGSADRLDHSGRRPVHIGTPPQRRPIPSIDGYGGRRHGRGRRSPDYYEESEPEEMTRVFVALFDYDPMSMSPNPDAADEELPFKEGQIIKVFGNKDTDGFYRAEIRDRVGLIPCNMVSEIQTEDDEMMEQLLKQGFLPLNTPVEKLERNRRSGRQHPMSTCRMVALYDYDPRESSPNVDVEAELTFCAGDVITVFGEIDEDGFYYGELNGHKGLVPSNFLEEVPDDVEVFLTDSPSRYPQDTPARIKTKRVHAPLQY